DNA from Thioclava sp. GXIMD2076:
TTCAGCCCGAAGGTGCCATGCGGGTCCGCCATCGGCATCGTGCCGGCCAGCAGCGTCGTCACGGTCATATCGCCCAGTGTAAAACGACGGTATGGCGGGATCGCGGGCGTGGATTTGGGCATAGAGGGCTCGTTTTCTTGTGCCGTCGCCGCTGTTGCTGCTGCAAGCGCAGCGCCGGCAACCGGTGCGGCCACGGCCGAGAGCAACGCGTTACGACGTGTCATATGGGTGGTCATTGGGCCTTCCCCTTTGGAAACCAGTTGCTAGTGCAAACTAGGTGCTCTGGAACGAATTGCGACTCACGGCTGCGTTATATCTGATGAGTTATATGTGCGGGTGTGCATAATTATTCCCACCAGCGGTCGATCTTGGCAATCTGCGCATCGGACCAGCCGAAATGATGGGCAAGCTCGTGCACATAGATATGGGTTACCAGATCGGCCAGACCGATATCGCCGCGGGCAATCCACTCGTCCAGAAGCGCGCGCTGGAAGAGCCAGATCACGCTCGGGCCCTGCGGATCGCTGAAAGCGACCTCGGTCAGGGGCACCCCCTCATAGAGGCCGGTCAGCGAGAAGGGATCGTCAATGCCCAGATCGCGCAGCATGTCCTCGGGGGCCAGCTCGGCCACATGCAGGCGCACGGCCCTTGCAGCCTGCCGGAACGGGTCGGGCAGGGCATCGCGCGCAGCCAGCGCGAGCGCTTCGATCGCGTCGAGCGAGGGCGGCAGATCGGACCCTGCGTCAGGATCGGCGCTAGGGCGTGGGGTGCAGGGCTGGTCTGAGCGATCATTCATGCCGTAGATATGGACAAATTCGTGCTTTTATGGAAGACGGAAGCCGCATCAGGAGACTTTGAATGACCGTTACACGTTTTGCCCCGTCGCCCACCGGCTACATCCATGTCGGCAACCTGCGCACCGCGCTGATGAATTACCTCATCACCCGCAAGCAGGGAGGCACGTTCATTCTGCGGATCGACGATACCGATCAGGAACGCTCCAAACAGGAATATATCGATGGTCTGAAAACCGACCTCGAATGGTTGGGCATCACATGGGACCGTGAGGAATACCAGTCCAAGCGCTTCGACCGCTATTATGCGGTGGCCGAGGAGCTGAAGGCGGCTGGCCGTCTCTATGAATGCTTCGAGACCCCGACCGAGCTGGATCTTAAGCGCAAGAAACAGCTGAACATGGGTAAGCCGCCGGTCTATGACCGCGCCTCCCTGCATCTGACCGAAGAGCAGAAGCAGGCCTATCGCGACGAGGGCCGTCAGGGCTACTGGCGCTTCCGCCTCGATCTGGAGCGGATCGAGTGGAAGGATGGCATTCTTGGCGATCTGTCCATCGATGCGGCCTCGGTGTCGGATCCCGTGCTGATCAAAGCCTCGGGCCAGATCCTCTATACGTTCGCCTCCTCGGTCGATGATACCGATATGGGGGTGACCGATATCGTGCGCGGCGGCGACCATGTTACCAATACCGCGACGCAGATCCAGATCATCCGCGCCATCGGTGGCACGCCGCCCAATTTCGCGCACCACTCGCTTCTGACCGGCCCGCATGGCGAGGAGCTGTCCAAACGTCTGGGCGCGCTCTCGCTGCGCGACCTGCGGGCCGAGGGCATCGCTCCCGAGGCGCTGCTGTCGATGATGGCGCGTCTGGGCTCGAGCCAGCCGGTCGAGCTGAAAATGTCGATGCAGGAGCTGATCGACGGCTTCGAGATCAGCCAGTTCGGTTCCGCCCCCACCAAATTCGACCGCGAGGACCTGATCCCGCTGACCCGTGCGCGCAACCAGCATCTGCCCTTTGCCGATGTGAAGGAGCAGATCCTCGCGCTCGGCATTCCCGCCGCTCA
Protein-coding regions in this window:
- the gltX gene encoding glutamate--tRNA ligase — protein: MTVTRFAPSPTGYIHVGNLRTALMNYLITRKQGGTFILRIDDTDQERSKQEYIDGLKTDLEWLGITWDREEYQSKRFDRYYAVAEELKAAGRLYECFETPTELDLKRKKQLNMGKPPVYDRASLHLTEEQKQAYRDEGRQGYWRFRLDLERIEWKDGILGDLSIDAASVSDPVLIKASGQILYTFASSVDDTDMGVTDIVRGGDHVTNTATQIQIIRAIGGTPPNFAHHSLLTGPHGEELSKRLGALSLRDLRAEGIAPEALLSMMARLGSSQPVELKMSMQELIDGFEISQFGSAPTKFDREDLIPLTRARNQHLPFADVKEQILALGIPAAQAEQFWKVASQNIDKLSDLAGWADLCLNGAEPLIDEEDRAFVTEALAILPEAPFTETTWKDWTTAVKAQSGRKGKGLFMPLRKAVTGMEHGPDMGELMPLLHKVRARA
- a CDS encoding metallopeptidase family protein codes for the protein MNDRSDQPCTPRPSADPDAGSDLPPSLDAIEALALAARDALPDPFRQAARAVRLHVAELAPEDMLRDLGIDDPFSLTGLYEGVPLTEVAFSDPQGPSVIWLFQRALLDEWIARGDIGLADLVTHIYVHELAHHFGWSDAQIAKIDRWWE